From the genome of Vicia villosa cultivar HV-30 ecotype Madison, WI linkage group LG2, Vvil1.0, whole genome shotgun sequence, one region includes:
- the LOC131649082 gene encoding uncharacterized protein LOC131649082: MGLTPLQKCTSAIRMLAYGSSADIVDEYVRIGESTAIECLERFVMGVNEVFGAEYLRRPNNNDVEHILQMGESRGFPSMLGSIDCSNNDINVLNQSNVFNDILEGRAASVQYTINGSPYNMGYYLADGIYPELATFVKTISMPQGEKRKLFAQHQESARKDVERAFGVLQSRFAIIRGPARAWHMETLKHTIYACIILHNMIVEDERHTYEGDFDYSYDNVGNNNSTTETSNGPHPNLATRLQRRANLREKQVHRQLQGDLVEHIWERFGHEDDEN; the protein is encoded by the exons ATGGGTCTTACACCATTGCAGAAATGCACTTCTGCTATTCGTATGTTAGCATATGGATCTTCTGCTGACATTGTAGACGAATATGTTCGAATTGGTGAAAGCACTGCAATTGAGTGCTTAGAGAGATTCGTAATGGGCGTGAATGAGGTATTTGGGGCCGAGTATTTGCGAAGGCCTAATAACAATGATGTTGAACATATTTTACAAATGGGGGAGTCACGTGGATTTCCAAGCATGCTAGGTTCCATTGATT GTTCGAACAATGACATTAATGTGTTAAACCAATCCAATGTGTTTAATGATATTTTGGAAGGACGTGCTGCTAGTGTGCAATATACAATCAATGGATCTCCATATAATATGGGGTATTATTTAGCGGATGGTATATATCCTGAGTTGGCTACATTTGTCAAAACCATTTCGATGCCGCAAGGAGAAAAgagaaaactatttgcacaacacCAAGAATCAGCTAGAAAGGATGTGGAACGGGCATTTGGAGTGCTTCAATCTCGTTTTGCAATAATACGTGGTCCAGCGCGTGCTTGGCACATGGAAACCCTCAAGCATACCATATATGCTTGCATCATATTGCACAACATGATTGTCGAAGACGAACGACATACATATGAAGGTGATTTTGATTACTCTTACGATAATGTAGGTAACAACAACTCAACGACTGAAACTTCTAACGGTCCTCATCCGAATCTTGCAACACGACTACAAAGAAGAGCAAATCTTCGTGAAAAACAAGTTCATCGCCAACTTCAAGGCGATCTAGTCGAGCATATTTGGGAACGTTTTGGACATGAGGACGATGAAAATTAA